The genomic DNA taaatCACGTGTAGCGAATATATTAGGGGCAATCCTACAGCTCGAAGCAGGGGTAGTATCGCTAGACAGCATATGATGCGAACTCACTGACGACACGCGACACACATAACCCGGTAGTCGTGGAAATTGGAAATAGACCGTCTTTCTGAGAAAATTCCTCTTTTCGAGTTGAAGTTAGCCAATTTCTCTCACGGAGGAGGAATGCTGAAGGATAAACCAGCAGCTTGGGAAGCTCGAAGCGCAGTGATCGATCAAGATAACGCTAAATGTCGAAGGGACATAAAAATGGCTGTCAAGTTGTTTCAAAAACAGGAACTTGACAGTAGAATACGATTTGCAACATAGAATTGAATGATCGGTAGAAGGATATCTACAACGTGAAGATTTATTGTAATGCTTTAGTTCAACATCTCAAGTTTAATGCCATTTCGGTCCGGCAATCCAAAAACTCGTTGGCGAACGGTTTAAACGATTCCAAATCAAGGATCTCAACTATCTCGTTGTGACTATCAAGAAAGTATCTGTCGTATCATAAACGAGTGCCCGTTATTACAAGAAGCACGAAATGAACTAGCTTCACTTATCACTCAGTATCTGACAAACTGAAGATTCAGCACTGTTCAGATCAGATCCTAGAACTCTGTACGGATACCATTTTAGGATTCTTGACCTTTCTGCTCTTTGAACATGGCTTTAGTCAATTAACCTTGGTCACTATGGTTACTACCAATATTGGCGGTACACAACCAATTCTTAACCTAACTTGATAAGTATATAAAATGATCTAAAGCTACGGAAGGGCTTCCATTATAAAATAGtagtattaatattaagTACAAGAGACAATAAAAGAAACAACAACCAGACAAATGATAGGTGTTAAGCTTAAATCAATCAAGTTTGCGGTTACAACTAGTCGGCCAACTTCTGTTCGTGAATAACTGTGTCAGCTCCGTAGAAGCGAGGGATCATTGCATCAATACTAGAAATCCCATTAGAACAGAATCAACTAGCCCATTGAGTTCAGTTGTCAAGCTCGGAATCGTAGAACTGGATCCCAGAGTGCATGCCATAGTAAGAGGGAAGTACCACTAAAAGTCCATTGGCCAGGTAACTAGAGAAGAACCACCTAAGGCGCCAAGTCTTTGAATGCTCATCGTCCGTCCATGAATATTGTGAGCCTTGAgatccaattccaaaatgtcgctAAGGAAGCGCCTCATTGGAAGGATTCAAGAATGTCCAGGAGTAGACTAGCGAGGAGCCAGCTCTACCTTAGTCGAACGGtctaaatcgtcgtctgctCGCGATGTGCGAGGCGACAGATGAAGTGAGCAACGAGGGACGATGAGCCAATTGTTAGACTTGGGACCTATGAGCCAATGAATGACAGCAGATATCAGCCGGGACTCGGGATGTCGCAGACTGAAGATCGCTAGCCAGTAGTGAGTACCAAATTGAAACCATGACAAGGGAGCCTCTGAATATTACCTTGTAATTCTGTTCGTCATctatcaaacaaaaagatAGTCTCATCATGAACTAATGATCTTAGCTAGTATTTGTCCCTTGAAGAGGAGGGAGCAACAGAcaaggaaataaaaaaacctcGAATCATGCTAGACCGACCAGATAACCGCACATCatgaaagaagaacttaaCAACGAGTAGACACTAATCTGCCTGTTCCAGGGACCACGGCAGATTGAACGAAATTGAGGAATCTCGCTCCATACTTCGCAGGGTGAACAACATCTACAGCGGATCTGCCAAACATCAGTCCTTTGACAGTGGTCTCCGCTCTCTTGCGCCAACTAAAGGGGCAAAGGGTATCGATCATACCAATAActggttgttgttcacaAGTACGAGTGTCACTCTGAAGTCCTACCAACAATGAATAATCCATGATATTATGTCGCTTCAAAAAATCGACATCCTTTGAAATTTGAACCATTAAGTTGTCTCGGTCCTCTTGAGTCAAGGAGATAGCCTCGTGCTTGTCAGTCCAGTCAAGATCCTTGAACACTACACGGCCACGATTGTCTTTTCTGGGCCCGGCACTTCGGTCATGGCTCGATCCCTTGAGATCGTaaatcaaatcagtctCCTTTtgaagcaaattcttcataatgATAAAGtgagtcttctttccaccagaaacaaggGTGTAGTTTCCAAGATAGAAAGGGAGCCGAGTACTAGGGTGGGCCTTGATATGATTGTAATAGTCGGCCAAAAATTCCTCGTTAGCAATGACGTTGTGCTCCTTGCGCTTGATGGTCTTAATAATGTACTTGCCATTAGGagtaaacaagaaatcggaTCCAGATTTGCCAGGAGATTTagtcttggtcaagtcaGACTGCAAAAGAAATGAGTTTAAAAACTCATGATAGTCAATTCCACAAATGGTGCGGATGTTCTGATAAACAATAGGCGAATAGGCCTTAATAATGGCACCTCCATCAAGTctgtatttcttgttctccatAGTGAGAGCTTCCTGGCTACTAAGGGGAGTAGCATCGATAGCAGTTTGAACTCCATTAAACATGAGAGTGGATTTCGTAATAGGGGAAGCGCGTCCAGTAAAAGAAGCCAGCTTTGCTTTGGCTCTTGTCATCAACAATGGTGTCTCGGACTTGTTGACTTCCTCAACCTGAATGACCAAATTGTCAGAGGGAGTTTGAGCAATGGGCCTAGATGGAGCCAGTGGAGCTGTAGTGGGAAGCTCGGAGTCAGGTTCAGCTTGAAGGCCGccagaaacaatcaattgtGGCAAACCCTTGAATAAGTTTGCAACGGCAAtaatctcatcaacaagGCCGTCAATGGAAGAATTGCCCTCGGTGGCAGGGGCAGGAGCGTCGGCAATAACACAAGGGGTTTCATCATCCACCTTGGCGGGAGTGATTTCTTCAGATTCAGCCAAATCGGTGGTAGAGGTTTCCAAAGGTGACTCAACCAATGTAACATCGCCATGGGAATCAGGAAAAAagtcattctcatcaatttcaataggGCAATCAGATAGAGCCCAAGAGGTAGCAGGGGCCGACCAAGTAGCTTCAGTGTTTTCTTCGGACCAAGTAGTTTGAATTTGGCAGGCAGTAAAGGCAGCCTCGTCTCCAGCCTCAAAAGACCACTCAGAGAAGTTgtcgtcatcattatcaatggGAGCAGAGTAAGTATTATTCGACTCTTCACAATAAGGTTGTTCAGAAACAATATTAATGGGTTTCCAGACGGTGGGTTCATTGAGAGTctcatcagatccaacCGAGACACCAGAGTCATCGGGGGAACATTCAAGGATCAAAACCTTGTgataagcaaaagcagaacgTCTGGCAGGACGACGGTTCTCTTGTTGTACACAAGCACCATACTTGGGCACAGAAACACCGCAACGGACGTCACTCAAGACAGGACGACGAGGGACCTTGTGGGTTCCATTAGAAGGAAGAACATTACCgttggaaaagaaaagtgcacccattttatcaattaaaaCGGGTGATAGTAAGAGAGTAGTAGAAAAATAGTGTTGAAAGCGCTGGTTAAAAAttcacagaacaaaacttgAGTGTAAAAACAGTTGTAGGTTTATTCTgaggagaaaaaagaagaagagaagaaaaaaagaccaTTGCAGCGGATGTCCcatcatatatatacatggGGCTCTAAAGATTATGTTGATGTCTGCACCTACCACATAATCTTGGTTCACGGACTCGGCCGAGCTGCAGATTGCAGCCTACAGCCTGCAGcctgcagctgctggggcACCGGCTGGGGTACTCGCTGGGAACAAGCCAGTACCCCTGCTAGCATCTGAGCATCAGAAAGAGATGAGAATTGGATGAAAATATCATTCAGGACTCAATACACTGAATGATGTATAATAGGGATCTCAATTTGACTCTGATCGTTGAAGTTTACTTTAACTTTATTTGGTACGGAAATGTCAGGGGTGATCTCATCGCCGCCCCGCCTAACGGCTAGCCCATATATGCGAGATAACGGGCGGACATCACCGGCGTATGCATGCAGGTTTGGGAAAGCAGGGCTGGCTTGGGCAGCCTCCGGCCGCTGACGCTCTGCCCTAGAgcccgtggctcgcttcgctcgttacGCCTGGATGGCCAAAACTCGGCAGGACTCAGCTCTTATGGCGGTTGGGAGTATTGCAGCTGGGAGAAATGCAGCTGAGAGTACAGACGGTACTGTCTCAAGGTCTAAGTAAAGCACGGGAGCTCAAGGCCAcaaatattattgatttaATCAGtaaagctttttttttaattgatTAGAAGCAATAGACTATAGCAATTGATGGAAGAGGAACACCAGTATGTGCCACGCCAAACCATAGCATACTTCAACCAACACACCATTTCCAGGGTTAAAACTGTTCAGCAAGAAGATGACTATAGTCAGCTGTGTATCCAGGGAGCGCCAGCCCACCGCCAGCCTCAAAGGGACCGCGTCCCCACAGTTATTGCCGGTATAGTCACTATCATGTGGCTCACCGAGGTTCCTTGAGGACGAAGCGATACCCACTAGCTTTCAAATGGCCTAATAGTTGTAAATCTAGTTTTCTAGAGGTTTTATGGTAAAAGAAAATTGGAATTTGTTTTGCGATTTTCTCGTTCATTTTTTTAACATTTCAGGTTAGTTCTGAACTCAGGACGACCAAGGGCGCCTACTCTATCATTTGAGTCTAATTTTGATCAGAAATAGGGTCGATCATGAAAACTCGGATAAAAATGTTAACTTACATATAATTTTGAAAGTCACCTGACCTGTTACGTGAATTGTGACCCTCTATGTGCTCGATTCTCAGCTTGTGTAAATTAAAGTTCAGCGAGAGGCTTTCTAGAACTATTCAATATGGCCAGTCTAGCTTGAGTTTGGGGCCCAAAAAATAGGCAACCCATTATTTCCCTCCCCATTAATATTCCCTTGCTTTATCATCCCAATTCCTGATTAAGTGAGGAAAAATTATCCATTCTCGCTCAATTCTTATGTGTCAATGAAGTCATATTGTAACGAAGTTTTGGTTTGCCGGGTAAGCTCTACATAAGAAACTCTGATAATATTCCaagtaataaaattaatttctagaaatataaataaaaaaaaaaggaaaatgtagaagtttatttttaaagaaatgtttttgtttttaatttttttttcctcagGGGAATTAAGCGATTTGTTTGTCACTTGTAAAATTTAGGATTACCCGGAGAAAAAGCCAAGCTAAATTACCCCAgtttttggaattttttgCAAAGCCGGGTAATGTGTGTTAGACAAGATGAAAATGTCTGGAACTATGGGCTTTACAAGGTTAGCTACTGAGATACGGTTGATAACCTCATGGtcaacagaagaaaacatGGGATATTGTGTTTTTGTATCTATAGAGAACTTTATCTGGGTTTGTACAATTATGCAATTAGGTGGGTAGCCCCATGGGTTTGCtgattatttgtttttagtTGGTGAGGTTCACTCAGCGTACCAACCGATAAGAGATATTCGGTAAAAGTTATGAGATGAGATTAAAGTCTTAATATTTGAATCTGTCAGAGGTAGATAGAATTCTGGGCCTACTTATCTCTAATTCACGAGCAGTGGTTTTGTACAAATTCTCAGCATTGTCGGACGCCCTGATTCTGAAGTCATCAAGACCAATGTGAGAAGATTTTCTTCACTGGATTTCAGTCTGGTATTCATTGTCAATAGCATTCTGAGAAGTATTTAAGAAAGTAAGAAGGAATCGGTTTagatattaaatattaCAACCATTGCCGTTATTCTATAAAGTGGGAAGAAAAGTAGGGTAACATTAAATATGCCCACAAGTGGCCGGCTAAAAAAAGAGCCTATAGTCCAGGAATACAGATAGATATATGATAGAGAGCTGAATCACCCGTGAGAAAAGAGCAGCGCAACAACTATAGGGATATTCCACTAAGcccagaaaaaaatgcagAAGAATTATAATTATCCTGTGTTATGGTGCGATTCGGCTGCAAATTTCACCTAATACGAAGAGCTTATTTCCAGTAGCTCCCAGATTTAATTGCAGATGTGGAAAATATAAATGTCTTGCACTTGGAGTACATATGCCAAAACTTGGCAGCTAAAGTCTATTGAAGgaatcaacaaaaccacCTTCAGTTGCGGAATTGCCAAATTGCAAATAATCATTCTTTAATATATAATGTAGGACAATCAATTAATACAATGAACAAAGAAGAGTGAATAGTACTCAGCATTATTTTTCTGTAGTTCGTCTATTACGcttgaaattcaaaaataacatAGGCGTTTTCTACATTGGTGGTACATGTACTATGAGCAATTTCAGAGATCTTCTCGGAAAAAAGAGTCAGTCGGAAACAACCGAAACGTCATATAGacataaaaataaaattacaAGCTTTctcttgctgctgaaaaggaCTGTGCCGGGGTATAGAAATTATTTGGACTATACGATGTACTATCTTTAGTAAGGTGTGGATATGTGCAGTTAGAGGGCAAAGGGAATTTACACGCCAACCTCTTCTACCATCAAATCTCTCCACAGCAATTTGACCATATACTAGATTTGACTCATAAGCAACTCCAAGAAAAATCTCATCATTTTTTCAACAAAGATTTATATTTGAGAATCAGCTATGCTACTTTCTGCCATTATATACAAGTTCCGGAAATTGCTGACTAGTTTCTTGTATCGTTCAGGGAAAACAATCGCAAAAAGTCACCCTGAATTTCCGGCATATTAACGGGAGATTGAAATCTAAGCTCCCGGGACTTGGTAAAGTGAACCAAATACTGAGGCTCACGCTAATATCAACCAAGCCATTCAGCAGTCCAGTGATCAAGGGAGCCTGAAATTATCACGAACCTCTAGGAGCTAGTAGTAAAGTCGTCAGGTCATAGCCGAGTTTATGCCTGCATAATAGCATTGAATTGGCGTCGGAATTAAGTAGCAAAACCTAACATCACTCAGACGGCTGAGACGTAAACAGAGAGCATTGAAATGCATACACGGGAAGTTAGGGGTAATGTACAGGGGTAAAAGGGGAAATAAAGTGAGTGACGTGGGACAGACTTGACCAATATACTTTTATTCTAAGCCTGGGTAGAAAGTTTACGCTAGCTGGCAGCTTTGATTTGGTTCACCATTGGATCTGTTTTAGACTAATCAAGTCTAATTTCTACGACTTCAGAAAGACTTTAGCAATATTTGATCTTGTAATCAATTCTCTTGATTGAACGTTCCGAAAAATAACACGCTAGAGGTTCTGCAGTGAAATTACTTCTTGTTAGTTCTGAACTCGCAATATCACAAAGAATTCCATAACTTCATACACTGTTGCCTGTGCTTCAACTGTGAAAAAGCCGATACACGAAAAAGAATCGAAAATCGTGTACTAGAGCTTATTCAGTAGCTACGCGTTTTTTCAAGTAGAAAAAGTGGAATTATTGAATCCGGTGGGTACCTCGGTTATTTCTTGTGGAAAGTAGCTACACTTTATtgaaacagaaaacaatCATATACCATACACAATGTCGTCATATTCAGGACTCCGTAAAAAGGCGGTCAAGAAGATCCAATTCACAGTGATGGTGTGCGGTGCATCGGGAACTGGCCGTACGAGTTTTATCAACACACTATGTGGCCAGAATGTCATTCCTTCGTCGGATTTAGAGTATGATCCACGAAATGCACATCTCGAGAAAGGAATCGAGGTCCGTCCTATTGCCACAGAAATAGAAGATCCCGATGGAACAAGAATTGCACTTACTATCATTGACACCCCCGGGTTTGGTGATAATATCGATAATTCAGAATGCTTTGACAAGATTGTGGGATATCTTGAGTTCCAGTATGACGAAGTATTAGCAGAAGAATCAAGAATCCGCCGGAATCCGAGGTTTAAAGATAATCGGGTTCATGTGTGTTTATATTTCATAGAGTCTACAGGCCATGGATT from Sugiyamaella lignohabitans strain CBS 10342 chromosome D, complete sequence includes the following:
- the MSS4 gene encoding 1-phosphatidylinositol-4-phosphate 5-kinase (Phosphatidylinositol-4-phosphate 5-kinase; involved in actin cytoskeleton organization and cell morphogenesis; multicopy suppressor of stt4 mutation; GO_component: GO:0005634 - nucleus [Evidence IDA] [PMID 9624177]; GO_component: GO:0005886 - plasma membrane [Evidence IDA] [PMID 9624177]; GO_function: GO:0016308 - 1-phosphatidylinositol-4-phosphate 5-kinase activity [Evidence IEA]; GO_function: GO:0016308 - 1-phosphatidylinositol-4-phosphate 5-kinase activity [Evidence IDA] [PMID 9624177]; GO_function: GO:0016308 - 1-phosphatidylinositol-4-phosphate 5-kinase activity [Evidence IDA] [PMID 9624178]; GO_function: GO:0005524 - ATP binding [Evidence IEA]; GO_function: GO:0016301 - kinase activity [Evidence IEA]; GO_function: GO:0000166 - nucleotide binding [Evidence IEA]; GO_function: GO:0016307 - phosphatidylinositol phosphate kinase activity [Evidence IEA]; GO_function: GO:0016740 - transferase activity [Evidence IEA]; GO_process: GO:0031321 - ascospore-type prospore assembly [Evidence IGI] [PMID 19502581]; GO_process: GO:0046488 - phosphatidylinositol metabolic process [Evidence IEA]; GO_process: GO:0046854 - phosphatidylinositol phosphorylation [Evidence IDA] [PMID 9624177]; GO_process: GO:0046854 - phosphatidylinositol phosphorylation [Evidence IDA] [PMID 9624178]; GO_process: GO:0016310 - phosphorylation [Evidence IEA]) — its product is MGALFFSNGNVLPSNGTHKVPRRPVLSDVRCGVSVPKYGACVQQENRRPARRSAFAYHKVLILECSPDDSGVSVGSDETLNEPTVWKPINIVSEQPYCEESNNTYSAPIDNDDDNFSEWSFEAGDEAAFTACQIQTTWSEENTEATWSAPATSWALSDCPIEIDENDFFPDSHGDVTLVESPLETSTTDLAESEEITPAKVDDETPCVIADAPAPATEGNSSIDGLVDEIIAVANLFKGLPQLIVSGGLQAEPDSELPTTAPLAPSRPIAQTPSDNLVIQVEEVNKSETPLLMTRAKAKLASFTGRASPITKSTLMFNGVQTAIDATPLSSQEALTMENKKYRLDGGAIIKAYSPIVYQNIRTICGIDYHEFLNSFLLQSDLTKTKSPGKSGSDFLFTPNGKYIIKTIKRKEHNVIANEEFLADYYNHIKAHPSTRLPFYLGNYTLVSGGKKTHFIIMKNLLQKETDLIYDLKGSSHDRSAGPRKDNRGRVVFKDLDWTDKHEAISLTQEDRDNLMVQISKDVDFLKRHNIMDYSLLVGLQSDTRTCEQQPVIGMIDTLCPFSWRKRAETTVKGLMFGRSAVDVVHPAKYGARFLNFVQSAVVPGTGRLVSTRC